The Leishmania mexicana MHOM/GT/2001/U1103 complete genome, chromosome 4 genome includes a window with the following:
- a CDS encoding putative mitochondrial exoribonuclease DSS-1: MRQRLVTSVRVRGTAAVATPTVGAVAALQRRGAASKVTSRTVDTPAKSSNSTTSSTAPRTIIANAAAPFSGTYLDVAWTRQFILGSLLQRYDPLRYAPASPSSPSSTTARLVESALLESQRLLSSTWKLPVRPLDTVSEARILRLLARYAAGEGILSDTALEMLQRVLVRLPGAPACISDPVHMRTLLELIGYVDPGDNLTRVAYAGELHYPPQAHAFMTELLAEGRHRDGGDAFDAIRERRAGPGYAIDSATTSEVDDAIGVCVDMATGAKYFVVYVSDATVYCPFDSTLEQLTARRLTTTTYLPEGVFFMLPKPIVEAATLREDRPCRTFNVIFQIDESTGEVKNYSVAVGWLDQLRRITYDQVQEIIIKEEAREEGDKGASSSPPLLAECADSAHPPPAWMTREDKDNLFYILRCARLRLRARLERQQRQRQQHHCGAGGKDCGEEGVPATPPVDFSLPDPHIEVKGTTVLSVTDQVISTQDARLAVAELMIAANEVCSRVAQANHIPMPFRGTRALSSDHLVAHYYTEPEGVRTLTSLDASHIFLAEAMQSSVRRLSTVTRAIYHHVPLHHAGLNTTFYTHSTSPLRRYADMLVHHQLKAWLWQQRRGGGGNDRTSAASTSAARAATVAAPQQPIPEHAMASLCAMISTKQERASLLQDNSVRFWILRYLEDLERASANAAAAAAARGGSDGDTHHKKTYLCLVGETRRVVAAPAYSRFACSSAEMSQLLSLPLAAPSTTSSTVRRPASLQMDAVARWRQETPEFTYVSDVYIPEVQLAHTITHHRNDVLVGAVLECRITRVQPTQGVLELAIERVLPGGDERHYERLWMGGVVSQLDA, translated from the coding sequence ATGCGGCAGCGACTTGTCAcgtctgtgcgtgtccgcggcaccgcggcggtAGCGACGCCAACGGTcggcgcggtggcagcgctgcaacgccgcggtgccgcgtCAAAGGTAACGTCAAGGACTGTAGACACCCCAGCAAAATCATCGAATTCCACAacgtcgtcgacggcgccgcgcacgaTCATCGCgaacgccgcagcgccgttcAGCGGCACCTACCTAGACGTCGCCTGGACGCGGCAGTTCATCCTCGGCTCTCTGCTACAGCGCTATGACCCTCTGCGATACGCACCGGCATCGCCATCCTCCCcgtcctccaccaccgctcgGTTGGTGGAGTCGGCCTTGTTGGAGTCGCAGAGACTCCTTAGCTCAACGTGGAAGCTGCCCGTGCGACCCCTCGACACCGTGAGTGAGGCACGCATCCTTCGGCTACTAGCCCGCTacgccgctggcgagggCATCCTCTCCGACACGGCTCTAGagatgctgcagcgcgtcttGGTGCGCCTCCCTGGTGCCCCGGCGTGCATCTCCGACCCTGTCCACATGCGCACCCTGCTGGAGCTCATTGGGTATGTGGACCCTGGCGACAACCTCACCCGGGTCGCGTACGCTGGGGAGCTGCACTACCCCCCACAGGCGCACGCCTTCatgacggagctgctggcggagggCCGacaccgcgacggcggcgacgccttCGACGCCATACGCGAACGCCGAGCGGGGCCGGGGTACGCCATCGACTCCGCCACGACGAGCGAGGTCGACGATGCAATCGGCGTCTGCGTGGATATGGCAACAGGTGCAAAGTACTTTGTCGTGTACGTCTCTGATGCAACCGTCTACTGCCCCTTCGACAGCACCCTGGAGCAGTtgacggcgcggcggctgacAACCACCACCTACCTGCCAGAGGGGGTCTTCTTCATGCTCCCAAAACCCATCGTCGAGGCGGCCACGTTGCGCGAGGACCGACCGTGTCGCACCTTCAACGTCATCTTCCAGATCGATGAGTCCACCGGCGAGGTGAAGAACTACTCCGTCGCCGTGGGGTGGCTGGATCAGCTGCGGCGCATCACGTACGATCAGGTGCAGGAAATTATCATCAAGGAGGAAgccagggaggagggggacaaAGGCGcatcgtcctcgccgcctctCTTGGCTGAGTGTGCCGACAGCGCGCATCCCCCGCCGGCGTGGATGACGCGTGAAGACAAGGACAACCTCTTCTACATTCTTCGGTGTGCCCGTCTTCGACTGCGGGCTCgactggagcggcagcagcgacagcgacagcaacACCACTGCGGGGCCGGGGGCAAGGACtgcggagaagagggggtgccggcgacgccgccggtggaCTTCAGCCTCCCCGACCCCCACATCGAAGTCAAGGGCACCACGGTGCTCTCCGTCACCGATCAGGTCATCTCCACCCAAGACGCCCGcctcgccgtggcggagctgaTGATCGCTGCGAACGAGGTGTGTTCACGTGTTGCACAGGCCAACCACATCCCAATGCCGTTCCGCGGCACTCGCGCCCTCTCCAGCGATCATCTCGTGGCGCATTACTACACAGAACCCGAAGGTGTGCGCACTCTGACGTCGCTCGACGCCTCGCACATCTTCCTGGCCGAAGCCATGCAGTCCTCCGTGCGTCGCCTCAGCACCGTGACACGCGCCATCTACCATCACGTCCCTCTCCACCATGCTGGGCTCAACACGACCTTCTACACCCACAGCACAAGTCCGCTGCGTCGGTATGCCGACATGCTCGTGCACCATCAGCTCAAGGCGTGGCtctggcagcagcgccgcggtggcggcggtaaTGACCGGACCAGTGCGgcctccacctctgccgcgcgTGCTGCCACGGTGGCCGCGCCTCAGCAGCCCATTCCCGAGCATGCCATGGCTTCTCTGTGCGCCATGATCAGCACGAAGCAGGAGCGCGCCAGTCTCCTGCAGGACAACAGCGTGCGTTTTTGGATTTTGCGGTACCTCGAGGACTTGGAGCGTGCCTcggccaacgccgccgctgctgctgctgctcgtggtggTAGTGATGGTGACACGCATCACAAGAAGACCTACCTGTGCTTGGTTGGTGAGACACGCcgcgtggtggccgcgcCGGCGTACAGCCGCTTCGCGTGCTCCTCGGCGGAGATGTCACAGCTACTGTCCCTACCGCTGGCAGCACCGTCCACCACCTCGAGCACGGTGCGGCGCCCCGCATCGTTGCAGATGGACGCCGTTGCGCGTTGGCGGCAGGAGACTCCCGAGTTCACCTACGTCTCGGACGTGTACATCCCTgaggtgcagctggcgcacACGATCACTCACCACCGCAACGACGTCCTTGTCGGAGCTGTGCTCGAGTGCCGCATCACTCGCGTTCAACCTACGCAAGGGGTGTTGGAGTTGGCCATTGAACGTGTCCTCCCCGGCGGCGATGAGCGGCACTACGAGCGCCTCTGGATGGGTGGGGTTGTGTCCCAGCTGGATGCGTGA
- a CDS encoding putative ADP-ribosylation factor, producing MGQLFTSLWSMFKGNKSYKLLILGLNNAGKTSILYYLQLGHAIATQPTLGGNTETLTIAHPQTSNTIAFTCWDLGGQEQLRESWKLYYDHTDAILFVVDAADAAKFPKAKAVLHQLLHREPSLQHTTLLVLANKQDMESAATPAELIEYLELGMLKDRTWTLMGCSTLTGESLREAMNWIAENV from the coding sequence ATGGGGCAACTCTTCACCAGCTTGTGGAGCATGTTTAAGGGCAACAAATCCTACAAGCTGCTCATCCTTGGCCTGAACAACGCCGGCAAGACATCCATCTTGTACTACCTGCAGCTGGGgcacgccatcgccacccaGCCCACCCTCGGCGGCAACACCGAAACGCTCACCATCGCGCACCCGCAGACGAGCAACACCATCGCCTTCACGTGCTGGGACTTGGGTGgacaggagcagctgcgagaGTCGTGGAAACTTTATTACGACCATACGGACGCCAtcctcttcgtcgtcgacgccgctgacgccgcgAAGTTCCCCAAGGCGAAAGCGGTTTTGCACCAGCTACTGCACAGGGAGCcatcgctgcagcacaccacTCTTCTTGTGCTAGCAAACAAACAGGATATGGAGTCTGCGGCGACCCCAGCCGAGCTGATCGAGTACTTGGAACTCGGGATGCTGAAGGACCGAACGTGGACTCTCATGGGCTGCAGCACCCTCACCGGCGAGTCACTGCGTGAGGCCATGAACTGGATCGCCGAGAACGTCTAG